CGCAATCAGCATTGGGGAATATAACTTGAATTATTTAGGACTATTTTCAAGTGGACTTATTACACCTCAAATGTTAGGCTGTTCAACATCCGAGGGACTTGCAATTTCAATTACGGAACTCAAATATTTAGAAAAGAAGGACAAACGAAGATTTGAATTTTGGGTTGGTCCACCCAATTCCTTTGTGACCCAATCTTTTTTAATAGAATTGACTAACAAGGAAAAATTAGAGACAGACAATTTTAATGAATTTATAAAAAATGCAAAAGTTACTTTTGTGTATGAAGGTTGGATGATATTATAAAAAACGCCACATAAAAAACGCTATAGCAAATGCGGGTTTGCGTGTTCGTTGAAACATTTGAAATCTTTACCTACATTTGTGTTGGTAGACAGTTGAGCAACAATCTATTCCCGCACTTGCCATAGCGTCGGCCGTTACCGGACATTTGAAAAATGAAGCGACTACTAAAAATAAAAACCATATTAATGATTCTTCTGACCATCAGTTTATACGTCAATTCTTATGGACAACAAACTGATTCATTAAAATGTAACATCTCAATCGTTTTGGACGCATCTGAGAGTGGAGATAAAATATCAGAAAATTTATTGCTCAAATTCTTGGAAACTTTTGGACTAGATTGCAGAAACAATGCCGAGTTCAGTGAATTTAGTAATGGAACTCTGTACAAAGTAATCCAGATAAACCCACAAAAATTCATTAAAATACTCAATGATAATTTGAGCAAAGTTGACTTTAATGAAATCCTCTTTAACTTGGAGAATCCTGTGAATGATTTAATTGACCTCGATTTGACAATCAATAAAATTGCTGATGTAAAAATTGATAAATCTATCAAAGGCAAATTAATAATTGCTATTAACTCTGGGAATTGGGATGAATCAAAAAAGATTCATGAATTGAAGGATTCAACAGTAATGTTTTTTATCCCAGATTCGACTCAGTTTAATTCAATTGCAAAATCTGACAATTCAGAAGGGATTTATGAAGTCTCAAGTGATTTTGGATTTTATGCAAATAAAATAATTGAAAAGTACAAAGACTCCTCTCTGAATGTCAATATCAGTGACGACCGATTTTTTATTGTAAATAACCAATTATTTGACAGGTTGGAACAGAAAAGTCCTTATGGAGTCTTACTTGTAAAACAAGACAAATTTGAAATAGAAACTGGTGTATTTACCGACAGTGGATTACAGCAAATGATAAATGACTTTTTTAAAACGGAAAAATAAAAACGTGTGGTAACAAAGTACATATTGCAGGGCGGGGTTCAGTAGTACGCCAACTGCAGATTCCCGTTTCGCACTTCCGTGTCCTTCGGACAGGAACGTTCTCCGAAATCCGCCCCGACAACATGTGCCAACCGTTACACAACGTTTAATAACAAATAATAAGGAGATAGCACAATGACTGTAAAACATAAGAGACTTGGAAAGCACGGGGTTCTGGTTAGTGATATTTGCCTTGGAACCATGAACTTTGGGTGGCATGCGAGCGAAGCAGAGAGCTTCAAAATCATGGATCGCGCGTTGGAATTGGGGATCAATTTTTTCGATACTGCCGATGTGTATGGCTGGTCGGTGGAACATGGATACACGGAAGAAATTATCGGGCGATGGCTTGCACAGGGCGGAGGCCGGCGGGATGCTGTGGTACTGGCCACAAAAGTTTACAATCCTGTGGATCGCAAGGCAAATTTACCAGAAGTAAACAGTGATGGCCGCAGCCTGAGCGCCTATAAAATCCGGAAACATTGCGAAGGCAGCTTAAAGCGATTGCAAACCGATTGGATTGATTTGTATCAGATGCATCATATCGACCGTGAGTGTTCATGGGATGAAACCTGGCAAAGTTTTGACACACTGATCAAACA
This DNA window, taken from Bacteroidales bacterium, encodes the following:
- a CDS encoding aldo/keto reductase, whose amino-acid sequence is MTVKHKRLGKHGVLVSDICLGTMNFGWHASEAESFKIMDRALELGINFFDTADVYGWSVEHGYTEEIIGRWLAQGGGRRDAVVLATKVYNPVDRKANLPEVNSDGRSLSAYKIRKHCEGSLKRLQTDWIDLYQMHHIDRECSWDETWQSFDTLIKQGKVVYAGSSNFAGWDIATACQEASKRGMLGLVSEQSVYNLDNRMVELEVIPACRHYGLGLIPWSPLAGGLLGGALEKHKVGRRIDKSQVDQIEKKRSQLEKYEALCKNIGHPPGEVALAWLLHNPVVTAPIIGPRTFEQLESAVRAASIQLDE